From Desulfovibrio sp., the proteins below share one genomic window:
- a CDS encoding phenylacetate--CoA ligase — protein sequence MYYDSAETLSRDQISHLQLSRLRTTLERASRSKLYARKFKEHGLDPADVKTLDDVRRLPFTTKQDLRDSYPDGLNAVPTEQMVRMHVSSGTTGTPTVIYHTAADICWWSSLVARCMHMTGMRSTDVFQNTTSYGLFTGGLGMHYGAERLGCLAIPMGAGNTQRQLKLMQDFKVTALHIIPSYALYLANYCHQNGIDPKGLGLRIALVGAEPYSEETRRRLEDIFGFKAFNSYGLSEMNGPGVAFECGQQAGMHLWEDAYLAEIIDPETLEPAKPGEVGELVLTTLCREGMPIVRYRTRDLSRFIPGACPCGREHVRIDRITGRSDDLIIIKGVNIYPMQIEQVLMSLPEVGQNYLIELESEGPIDQIRVKVEVKEAHFVEDMRALNSLKQKIAHKLRDEILVTPKVDLVEHNTLPKSEGKAQRVVDNRKPE from the coding sequence ATGTACTACGACTCGGCAGAGACTCTGTCCCGCGATCAAATCTCACATCTGCAGCTCTCCAGGCTGCGCACCACCCTTGAACGCGCCTCGCGTTCCAAGCTCTACGCCCGCAAGTTCAAGGAACACGGTCTTGATCCTGCTGACGTGAAGACCTTGGACGACGTGCGCCGCCTGCCCTTCACCACCAAGCAAGACCTGCGAGACTCCTATCCCGACGGCTTAAACGCCGTGCCCACGGAGCAGATGGTGCGCATGCACGTGTCTTCGGGCACCACCGGCACGCCCACGGTGATCTACCACACCGCCGCGGACATCTGCTGGTGGTCCTCCCTGGTGGCCCGCTGCATGCACATGACAGGCATGAGATCAACGGACGTGTTCCAGAACACCACAAGCTACGGCCTGTTCACCGGGGGCCTGGGCATGCACTACGGCGCTGAGCGCCTGGGCTGCCTGGCCATTCCCATGGGAGCGGGCAACACCCAGCGGCAGCTGAAGCTCATGCAGGATTTCAAGGTCACCGCCCTGCACATCATTCCGTCCTACGCGCTCTATCTGGCCAACTACTGTCATCAGAACGGAATCGACCCCAAGGGCCTGGGCCTGCGCATCGCCCTGGTGGGCGCGGAACCGTATTCCGAGGAGACCCGCCGCCGCCTGGAAGACATCTTCGGGTTCAAGGCCTTCAACTCCTACGGCCTGTCGGAAATGAACGGGCCGGGCGTGGCCTTCGAGTGCGGGCAGCAGGCCGGCATGCACCTCTGGGAGGACGCCTACCTGGCCGAGATCATCGATCCCGAGACCCTTGAACCGGCCAAGCCCGGCGAGGTGGGGGAACTGGTGCTGACCACCCTGTGCCGGGAAGGCATGCCCATCGTGCGCTACCGCACCCGGGACCTGTCCCGCTTTATTCCCGGTGCCTGCCCCTGCGGGCGAGAGCATGTTCGCATCGACAGGATCACGGGCCGCTCCGACGATCTGATCATCATTAAGGGCGTGAACATCTATCCCATGCAGATCGAACAGGTGCTCATGAGCCTGCCCGAGGTGGGCCAGAACTACCTGATAGAGCTTGAAAGCGAAGGCCCCATCGACCAGATCCGCGTGAAGGTGGAGGTGAAGGAGGCGCACTTCGTGGAGGACATGCGGGCGCTCAATTCGCTCAAGCAGAAGATCGCCCACAAGCTCCGCGACGAAATTCTGGTTACGCCCAAGGTGGACCTGGTGGAGCACAACACCCTGCCCAAGAGCGAGGGCAAGGCCCAGCGCGTGGTGGACAACAGAAAGCCGGAATAG